GGCCGGTGGTATAATCCGTCGCTTGGAGGACCGATGAGCGGAGAGATAGTCACCCTGGCCCACGGCGGCGGCGGCATCGCCTCGCGGCGCCTGCTCCGGGAGCATCTGCTGCCGCGGCTGGACTCCGAGGCGCTCCGGCCGCTGGGCGATTCGGCGATCCTGGACATCCCCCCGGGCGGAATAGCGCTGACGACCGACAGCTACGTGATTCAGCCCTGGCGCTTCCCCGGCGGCGAC
The sequence above is drawn from the bacterium genome and encodes:
- a CDS encoding hydrogenase expression/formation protein HypE encodes the protein MSGEIVTLAHGGGGIASRRLLREHLLPRLDSEALRPLGDSAILDIPPGGIALTTDSYVIQPWRFPGGD